A region of Maniola jurtina chromosome 7, ilManJurt1.1, whole genome shotgun sequence DNA encodes the following proteins:
- the LOC123866884 gene encoding DNA polymerase epsilon subunit 4, with protein sequence MSEEENYTELDMSDVVDDTDQYLENDYQSTDIGESELSTIHEPEILNSEDQVSEKKLDKQSVSKPEVLRTTKLPMARIKSIMKMDPDVSVVNAEAVFLVAKATELFLETIAKETYAFTAQHKRKTIAKKDLDVVINKVDCLCFLEGAMDF encoded by the exons atgtcTGAAGAAGAAAATTACACGGAGCTAGATATGTCCGACGTCGTAGATGACACTGACCAATACCTCGAGAATGATTACCAATCAACGGATATTGGTGAATCGGAGTTGTCGACAATCCACGAGCCAGAAATATTGAATTCCGAAGACCAAGTTTCGGAAAAGAAGTTAGATAAACAAAGTGTTAGTAAACCAGAAGTTTTAAGAACTACTAAACTTCCAATGGCGAGGATTAAAAGTATCATGAAAATGGACCCAGATGTCAGTGTGGTGAACGCTGAAGCTGTTTTCTTAGTTGCGAAGGCTACT GAGCTGTTTCTAGAGACCATTGCCAAAGAGACCTACGCATTCACAGCGCAGCACAAGAGGAAAACAATAGCCAAGAAAGATTTAGATGTTGTCATCAATAAGGTGGACTGCCTGTGCTTCCTGGAAGGTGCTATGGACTTTTAG